The following coding sequences lie in one Arachis ipaensis cultivar K30076 chromosome B03, Araip1.1, whole genome shotgun sequence genomic window:
- the LOC107631073 gene encoding beta carbonic anhydrase 5, chloroplastic (The sequence of the model RefSeq protein was modified relative to this genomic sequence to represent the inferred CDS: added 48 bases not found in genome assembly) has protein sequence MAAPAPLSVSAGDPLASKSLPLSSSHGDDAFRASTIFGRSIITAKIQHTHLKLFTDSRQGFSLKAFAQRQRIEQHPNKSKLQILPEVENKCDIFNDLKDRFLGFKKNKYLKNIEHFQELAQAQAPKFMVIACADSRVCPSHILGFHPGEAFMIRNVGNLVPPFESGPSETNAALEFAVNTLEVEHILVIGHSCCGGIRALMSMQDDANESSSSSFINSWVVVGKNARIKTEAAASQLNFDQQCSHCEKESVNNSLLNLLTYPWIEEKVANGKLNVHGGYYDFIDCSFEKWTMSYRETKMAKNSRIAAVNKMFWC, from the exons TCCAAGTCTCTCCCTTTATCCTCCTCCCATGGAGATGATGCATTCAGGGCTTCAACG ATCTTTGGTCGATCCATCATAACAGCGAAAATCCAGCATACGCATTTGAAACTATTCACGGATTCAAG GCAAGGGTTCTCTTTGAAGGCTTTTGCGCAGCGTCAAAGAATTGAGCAACATCCTAATAAGAGCAAGCTGCAGATTCTGCCTGAAGTGGAAAATAAGTGTGATATATTTAATGATCTAAAAGATAGGTTTTTGGGTTTTAAGAAGAATAAATATTT GAAAAACATAGAACATTTCCAAGAACTTGCCCAGGCTCAAGCACCAAAG TTCATGGTTATTGCCTGTGCAGATTCTAGGGTTTGCCCCTCTCATATTCTAGGATTTCATCCAGGAGAAGCATTCATGATCCGCAATGTTGGTAATTTGGTTCCTCCCTTTGAG AGTGGGCCGTCTGAAACAAATGCTGCCCTAGAATTTGCTGTGAACACCCTTGAA GTTGAGCACATCTTAGTCATTGGCCACAGCTGCTGTGGGGGAATACGTGCCCTTATGAGTATGCAAGATGATGCCAATGAAAG TAGTTCCAGTAGCTTTATAAATAGCTGGGTGGTAGTTGGAAAGAATGCCAGAATCAAAACTGAAGCTGCTGCTTCTCAGCTGAACTTTGATCAACAGTGCAGCCATTGTGAGAAG GAATCAGTTAACAATTCCTTGTTAAACCTACTTACGTATCCATGGATAGAAGAAAAGGTAGCAAATGGAAAACTAAATGTTCATGGTGGTTACTATGACTTTATCGACTGTTCTTTTGAGAAATGGACGATGAGTTACAGGGAAACCAAAATGGCTAAAAATAGCAGAATTGCAGCTGTAAACAAAATGTTTTGGTGCTGA